The Gemella haemolysans genome includes a region encoding these proteins:
- a CDS encoding CsbD family protein has product MSLENKFDEIKGSVKEGLGKLTGDKTLEGEGLAEQVVSKVKEAAEGAKDAVEGAIDSVKDKLK; this is encoded by the coding sequence ATGTCATTAGAAAACAAATTCGACGAAATCAAAGGATCAGTTAAAGAAGGTTTAGGAAAATTAACTGGAGATAAAACGTTAGAAGGTGAAGGATTAGCAGAACAAGTAGTTTCTAAAGTAAAAGAAGCTGCAGAAGGTGCTAAAGATGCAGTAGAAGGCGCTATCGACAGTGTTAAAGACAAATTAAAATAA
- the amaP gene encoding alkaline shock response membrane anchor protein AmaP, translated as MSKTKKIISIIVCLLVLTVMVPIMIEYHNVSGLDPQFLDLQLFDWKQFSFLEFYLSRYIFWGALVLSTLIILSILVIVFYPKQHLEVKLSDKGGKLSLTNSAIEGFVKNLVIEQGLINNPSVKINNRRNKCRINIKGESASSESIVQKSDQIRDGIKNGLVEFFGVDKAVKLKISVSDIQKKVTKKSTSRVK; from the coding sequence ATGTCTAAAACAAAAAAAATAATTTCTATTATTGTTTGTCTATTAGTTTTAACGGTTATGGTTCCTATTATGATAGAGTATCATAATGTTAGCGGATTAGATCCACAATTTTTAGATTTACAATTATTCGATTGGAAACAATTTTCTTTCTTAGAATTTTATCTTTCTAGATATATTTTCTGGGGAGCATTAGTATTATCAACATTGATAATTCTTTCAATATTAGTAATAGTATTTTATCCTAAACAACATTTAGAAGTAAAACTATCTGATAAAGGTGGTAAATTATCACTAACAAATTCAGCTATTGAAGGATTTGTTAAAAATTTAGTGATTGAGCAAGGATTAATTAATAATCCGTCGGTAAAAATAAATAATAGAAGAAATAAATGCCGTATTAATATAAAAGGAGAATCAGCTTCTTCAGAGAGTATTGTTCAGAAGAGTGATCAGATTCGAGATGGAATAAAAAATGGATTGGTTGAGTTTTTCGGTGTAGATAAAGCTGTAAAACTTAAGATTTCTGTTTCAGATATTCAGAAAAAAGTAACTAAAAAGAGTACAAGTCGTGTAAAGTGA
- a CDS encoding hydroxymethylglutaryl-CoA reductase, degradative: MEKIWSGFYKKNIDERLEVIEQADILSKEHLELLKNNEVLDFDTANNMVENVIGTFSLPFSVVPNFTVDGKQYVVPFVTEEPSVVAACSNAGKIVAKSGGFKTEILDRKMIGHVALYDVADTTLAVERILQSKELLLKTANEAYPSIVARGGGACDIEVKVLSEEGVDFVVVYLIVDTLEAMGANMLNTMLEALKVSLESLTEGVALMAILSNYATRSLVTAECSIPFEDLGENGEYLAKRIELASKFAKADVYRAATHNKGIFNGIDSVVIASGNDWRAIEAACQSYATKDGNYKGLSTWRCDEASKELVGEIALPMPVASVGGSIGINPTVKVARGLLNNPDAKTLASILVSVGLAQNLAALKALVGDGIQKGHMKLHAKSLAILAGATNENIESVVEELRKEKHMNLASAKKIVEKYNK; the protein is encoded by the coding sequence ATGGAAAAAATTTGGAGTGGATTTTATAAGAAAAATATTGATGAACGCTTAGAAGTTATTGAACAAGCTGATATTTTAAGTAAGGAGCATCTTGAACTTCTTAAAAATAATGAAGTATTAGACTTTGATACGGCTAATAACATGGTAGAGAATGTAATAGGAACTTTCTCATTACCTTTTAGCGTTGTGCCAAATTTTACTGTTGATGGAAAACAGTATGTAGTACCATTTGTTACAGAAGAACCATCGGTAGTTGCAGCTTGTAGTAATGCCGGGAAGATAGTAGCGAAATCTGGTGGTTTCAAAACGGAAATCCTTGATAGAAAAATGATTGGTCATGTTGCGTTATACGATGTAGCAGATACTACCTTAGCTGTAGAACGTATTTTACAGAGTAAAGAACTTCTTCTAAAAACAGCTAACGAAGCATATCCATCTATCGTAGCTCGAGGTGGTGGAGCTTGTGATATTGAGGTCAAAGTTCTATCAGAAGAAGGTGTAGATTTTGTAGTAGTTTACCTTATCGTCGATACTTTAGAAGCGATGGGGGCAAATATGCTAAATACAATGCTAGAGGCTCTTAAAGTTTCGTTAGAGTCATTAACTGAGGGTGTAGCTCTTATGGCGATTTTATCGAATTATGCGACACGTTCACTAGTTACAGCAGAATGTTCTATTCCATTTGAAGACTTAGGAGAAAATGGAGAGTATTTAGCTAAAAGAATTGAGCTTGCGAGTAAATTTGCCAAAGCAGATGTCTACAGAGCTGCTACTCATAATAAAGGTATATTTAACGGAATTGATAGTGTTGTAATAGCGAGTGGTAATGACTGGCGAGCTATAGAAGCGGCATGCCAAAGCTATGCAACTAAAGATGGTAACTACAAAGGGCTTTCTACTTGGCGTTGTGATGAAGCGTCTAAGGAGCTTGTAGGAGAAATCGCGTTACCGATGCCGGTTGCTAGTGTAGGTGGATCTATCGGAATTAACCCTACTGTAAAAGTTGCACGAGGATTACTAAATAATCCAGACGCGAAAACATTAGCGAGTATACTTGTTTCTGTCGGGTTAGCTCAAAACTTAGCAGCATTAAAAGCGTTGGTAGGAGACGGTATTCAAAAAGGTCATATGAAGTTACATGCTAAATCTCTAGCGATTTTAGCTGGAGCTACTAATGAAAATATTGAATCAGTCGTAGAAGAGTTAAGAAAAGAAAAACATATGAATTTAGCTAGTGCTAAAAAAATAGTAGAGAAATACAATAAATAA
- a CDS encoding DUF2273 domain-containing protein, which translates to MEWLKKHQYTVVSGLLGAFLACLILFLGFFKTIFVLIFAALGIVTGYYIKNKI; encoded by the coding sequence ATGGAATGGCTAAAAAAACATCAATACACTGTTGTATCAGGATTATTGGGAGCATTTCTAGCTTGTTTAATTCTGTTCTTAGGATTTTTCAAAACTATTTTTGTTTTGATTTTCGCTGCACTAGGAATTGTAACAGGATATTATATAAAGAATAAAATATAA
- a CDS encoding GlsB/YeaQ/YmgE family stress response membrane protein, producing the protein MIWSIIVGGFIGFVAGGITKKGGAMGIVSNVIAGLVGSSVGQSLFGAWGPSLGGMALIPSILGAAIVVTIVSIFFGKKS; encoded by the coding sequence ATGATTTGGTCAATTATAGTAGGTGGTTTCATAGGCTTTGTAGCTGGAGGAATCACAAAAAAAGGTGGAGCCATGGGTATCGTTTCTAATGTTATCGCAGGTTTAGTAGGTTCATCAGTAGGACAATCATTATTTGGAGCTTGGGGTCCAAGCCTAGGTGGAATGGCGTTAATTCCTTCTATCTTAGGTGCGGCAATTGTAGTAACTATAGTATCAATATTCTTTGGGAAAAAATCTTAA
- a CDS encoding sunset domain-containing protein: MNKFIKEHGQVILWFIFLVFMIISLSMVFTHGIRYAVIVFVLSLILLYPPIVKLIQRKTRLKKVVLGVVSALVMMLTMLMTNHFSEARKEEQRKTVQEKKEERDKKLEEQSSEEKKEDNSDENKEQQQVLPPPASKKKIDEQDGTKNETVQLTQTQQNKQQQPKKVVVRASKKSGVYYTPTHPSYNNVAARNLLVFSSEEAAQRAGYRRAA; this comes from the coding sequence GTGAATAAATTCATAAAAGAACATGGACAAGTTATTTTGTGGTTTATCTTTCTAGTGTTTATGATAATATCACTTAGTATGGTTTTTACACATGGTATTAGATATGCAGTAATAGTCTTTGTACTAAGTTTAATATTATTATATCCACCTATTGTAAAATTAATTCAGCGTAAAACGCGATTGAAAAAAGTAGTATTGGGTGTTGTAAGTGCACTTGTAATGATGTTAACTATGTTAATGACGAATCATTTCAGTGAAGCTAGAAAAGAAGAACAAAGAAAAACTGTCCAAGAGAAAAAAGAAGAACGTGATAAAAAATTAGAAGAACAGTCTTCAGAAGAGAAAAAAGAAGATAATTCTGATGAGAATAAAGAACAACAACAAGTTCTTCCACCTCCTGCTTCTAAGAAAAAAATTGATGAACAGGATGGAACAAAAAATGAGACTGTTCAATTAACTCAAACTCAACAAAATAAACAACAACAACCTAAAAAGGTAGTAGTAAGAGCTAGTAAAAAGAGTGGAGTTTATTACACACCGACACATCCTTCTTATAACAATGTTGCAGCAAGAAATCTATTAGTCTTCAGTTCAGAAGAAGCTGCTCAAAGAGCAGGATATAGAAGAGCTGCATAA
- a CDS encoding Asp23/Gls24 family envelope stress response protein, whose protein sequence is MSNPNENNVEKKELTTSNSEAKGELTFDNDVIKKIIGQALENVPGLLAVDGGFFSNLTDKLINTDNVTSGVNIEVGKEQVAVDLNIIVEYKKNVPEIFEEIKRVITTDIDEMTGLEVVEVNVNVIDIKTKEQHEADSVSLQDRVSNVVESTGEFASDTFTAAKAGISDGFSTVKEKVGDATEVVVDKAVDVKDAVVNKAVDVKDAVVEKAVDVKEATADKVEEAKEVASEAKEAVVEKAEDVKEATADKVEEAKEVASEAKEAVIDKAEDAKEVTADKVEETKEVASEIKEAVVEKTADAKEATVDKVEEAKEVASETKEAVVEKAEDTKEATADKVEETKEVASDKAAEGFAGKLFSKVKEAAEDTKDAVEDAYDGVKNMVKKDK, encoded by the coding sequence ATGTCTAATCCAAATGAAAATAATGTAGAAAAAAAAGAATTAACTACAAGTAATAGTGAAGCTAAAGGTGAATTGACATTTGATAATGATGTAATCAAAAAAATTATTGGTCAAGCTTTAGAAAATGTTCCAGGATTACTAGCAGTTGATGGTGGTTTTTTCTCGAATTTAACAGATAAATTAATTAATACTGATAATGTTACATCAGGTGTTAATATTGAAGTAGGTAAGGAACAAGTAGCTGTTGATTTAAATATCATAGTAGAGTATAAGAAAAATGTTCCTGAAATCTTTGAGGAAATTAAACGAGTGATTACAACTGATATTGATGAAATGACAGGGTTAGAGGTTGTAGAAGTTAATGTCAATGTAATCGATATTAAAACTAAAGAACAACATGAAGCAGACTCAGTAAGTTTACAAGATCGTGTATCTAATGTTGTTGAATCAACAGGAGAATTTGCATCTGATACCTTTACAGCAGCTAAAGCAGGTATAAGTGATGGATTTTCAACAGTTAAAGAGAAAGTTGGAGATGCAACTGAAGTAGTTGTAGATAAGGCTGTAGATGTGAAAGATGCAGTGGTAAACAAAGCTGTAGATGTAAAAGATGCAGTAGTGGAAAAAGCAGTAGATGTAAAAGAAGCGACTGCAGACAAAGTAGAAGAAGCGAAAGAAGTAGCATCGGAAGCTAAGGAAGCAGTAGTAGAAAAAGCAGAAGATGTAAAAGAAGCAACTGCAGACAAAGTAGAAGAAGCGAAAGAAGTAGCATCGGAAGCTAAGGAAGCAGTAATAGACAAAGCAGAAGATGCAAAAGAAGTGACTGCAGACAAAGTAGAAGAAACAAAAGAAGTAGCATCAGAAATTAAGGAAGCAGTAGTAGAAAAAACAGCAGATGCAAAAGAAGCGACTGTAGACAAAGTAGAAGAAGCGAAAGAAGTAGCATCAGAAACTAAGGAAGCAGTAGTAGAAAAAGCAGAAGATACAAAAGAAGCGACTGCAGATAAAGTAGAAGAAACAAAAGAAGTAGCATCAGATAAAGCAGCTGAAGGATTCGCAGGAAAACTATTTTCAAAAGTGAAAGAAGCCGCAGAGGATACTAAAGATGCCGTAGAAGATGCTTATGACGGCGTAAAAAACATGGTAAAAAAAGATAAATAA
- a CDS encoding CsbD family protein, with translation MSLENKFDQLKGSVKEGLGKLTGNEKLQAEGFAEKVVSKVKEAAEDAFDGVKNVASVVADKAADVKDAVVEKASELKDAAADKAEDVKDAVEDKVEDAKEVAEDVKDAATDKAEDVKDAVEDKAEDVKDAVEDKVEDAKEVAEDVKDAATDKAEDVKDAVEDKVEDAKEVAEDVKDAAADKAEDVKDAVEDKVEDVKEVAEDVKDAVEDKVEDAKDAAEDVKDEAADKAEDAKEAVEEEGFAGKLFSKVKEVAGDVKEAAEDAIEDVKKMVK, from the coding sequence ATGTCATTAGAAAACAAATTTGATCAATTAAAAGGTTCAGTAAAAGAAGGATTAGGAAAATTAACAGGTAACGAGAAATTACAAGCTGAAGGATTCGCAGAAAAAGTAGTTTCAAAAGTAAAAGAAGCAGCAGAAGATGCATTTGATGGTGTAAAAAATGTAGCTAGTGTAGTAGCTGATAAAGCAGCGGATGTGAAAGATGCAGTAGTAGAAAAAGCATCAGAATTAAAAGATGCAGCAGCAGATAAAGCGGAAGATGTGAAAGATGCTGTAGAAGACAAAGTAGAAGATGCAAAAGAAGTAGCAGAAGACGTAAAAGACGCAGCAACAGACAAAGCAGAAGATGTAAAAGATGCTGTAGAAGATAAAGCAGAAGATGTGAAAGATGCTGTAGAAGACAAAGTAGAAGATGCAAAAGAAGTAGCAGAAGACGTAAAAGACGCAGCAACAGACAAAGCAGAAGATGTAAAAGATGCTGTAGAAGATAAAGTAGAAGATGCAAAAGAAGTAGCAGAAGACGTGAAAGACGCAGCAGCAGATAAAGCAGAAGACGTAAAAGATGCTGTAGAAGATAAAGTAGAAGACGTAAAAGAAGTAGCAGAAGATGTGAAAGATGCTGTAGAAGACAAAGTAGAAGATGCAAAAGACGCAGCAGAAGATGTGAAAGATGAAGCAGCAGATAAAGCAGAAGACGCTAAAGAAGCTGTTGAAGAAGAAGGATTCGCTGGAAAACTATTTTCTAAAGTAAAAGAAGTGGCAGGAGATGTAAAAGAAGCAGCAGAAGATGCTATTGAAGATGTAAAGAAAATGGTTAAATAA
- a CDS encoding acetyl-CoA C-acetyltransferase, with the protein MNRVAIVSAKRTAIGSFGGSLKDVSAAKIGGELVKQSLEGINLNPSLVDEIIFGNVLQTGLGQNVARQIAVNAGIPKEKSAFVVNKVCGSGLKSVVLGVQSILLGDNDVVVCGGVENMSAAPHYTKNARFGQKLGSFELEDTIINDGLTDAFENYHMGITAENIAEQYSITREEQDEFALSSQKKAAAAIENNQFTNEIAPIVIKTRREEIIFDTDEFVRPNTTLESLAKLRPVFKKDGTVTAGNASGINDGAACVILMSEARAKELGLEVLAYIDGYASAGLDNKVMGLGPVPATQKVLEKLNLNIEDIDLFEMNEAFAAQSIAVTRLLNLDQNKVNTRGGAISLGHPIGASGCRVLVTLVHALINDDKEKGVCSLCIGGGQGIAMVISRN; encoded by the coding sequence ATGAATAGAGTTGCTATTGTAAGTGCAAAAAGAACTGCTATAGGAAGTTTTGGAGGGAGTTTAAAAGATGTTTCTGCTGCAAAAATCGGTGGAGAACTTGTAAAACAATCATTAGAAGGTATAAATCTTAATCCAAGTCTAGTTGATGAAATAATATTCGGTAATGTTTTACAGACGGGCTTAGGGCAAAATGTAGCACGTCAAATCGCAGTTAATGCAGGTATTCCAAAAGAAAAAAGCGCTTTTGTTGTAAATAAGGTTTGTGGATCAGGGCTGAAAAGTGTTGTTCTTGGGGTACAATCAATATTACTAGGGGATAATGATGTAGTAGTTTGTGGTGGTGTTGAGAATATGAGTGCAGCACCTCATTATACAAAGAATGCTCGTTTCGGACAAAAACTAGGTAGTTTTGAATTAGAAGATACTATAATAAACGATGGTCTTACAGATGCGTTCGAAAACTATCATATGGGTATTACTGCCGAAAATATTGCAGAACAATATAGTATAACAAGAGAAGAACAAGATGAATTTGCTCTTTCAAGTCAGAAAAAAGCAGCCGCAGCTATTGAAAACAATCAGTTCACTAACGAAATAGCACCGATAGTTATTAAAACTAGACGAGAAGAAATTATTTTTGATACAGATGAATTTGTTCGTCCGAATACAACATTAGAAAGTTTAGCTAAATTACGACCAGTCTTTAAAAAAGATGGAACTGTAACAGCAGGAAATGCATCGGGGATTAACGATGGTGCAGCATGTGTTATTTTAATGAGTGAAGCTCGTGCAAAAGAGCTAGGATTAGAAGTTCTTGCTTATATTGATGGTTATGCTTCGGCAGGATTAGATAATAAGGTGATGGGCTTAGGTCCAGTTCCTGCGACACAAAAAGTGTTAGAGAAATTGAATTTAAACATAGAAGATATAGATTTATTTGAAATGAATGAAGCTTTTGCTGCCCAATCAATAGCTGTAACTCGTCTATTAAATCTAGATCAAAACAAAGTAAATACGCGTGGAGGAGCTATTTCACTAGGACATCCAATCGGAGCTAGTGGATGCCGAGTTTTAGTTACTTTAGTTCATGCGCTAATAAATGATGATAAAGAAAAAGGTGTCTGTTCGCTTTGTATTGGAGGAGGACAAGGGATAGCTATGGTGATTTCTAGAAACTAA